A genomic segment from Rhodothermaceae bacterium encodes:
- a CDS encoding NCS2 family permease, which yields MTTNHNPHNWPYRVFRLEDREATLSGEIRAGFATFMVMAYIIFVNPSILGGAADSVGMVMPPAAILSLTCLAAGVLTIFMGLYANYPFALAPGMGLNAVVAFQLVGQMGLTWGQAMTVVLIEGLIIFVLVLTKFREAMMDAIPMSLKKSIGAGIGLFLALIGGINSGIIVTTAGTPLALGNLSQISVVTFLFGLLLTVWLMARGIKGALLWGIGATTLLAITLNLMVADGTAFGGSAQVPTEFIWLPQGIIGSDSIFGRIDFGLFTQLGILAAILAVFSLLLTDFFDTMGTVVGLGEEGGFLTKEGKLPGINRVLLVDSVGAAFGGFSNVSSNTTYIESAAGIAEGGRTGLTAVVVGVLFLLCMFFSPLAGIIPAEATAPALILVGFLMMGTLRDIPWKDYEASIPAFLTLLLMPLTYSITNGIGVGIITYTVLKLLAGKHHEIHWLLIVAAVAFVVYFVLSI from the coding sequence ATGACGACTAATCACAATCCACATAACTGGCCATACCGGGTTTTCCGACTGGAGGATCGGGAGGCTACCTTGTCCGGTGAAATCCGAGCCGGCTTTGCCACGTTCATGGTGATGGCCTACATCATTTTCGTCAACCCAAGTATACTGGGCGGAGCAGCTGACAGCGTCGGCATGGTGATGCCCCCGGCTGCTATACTGAGCCTGACATGCTTGGCCGCAGGGGTTCTAACCATCTTCATGGGCTTGTATGCGAACTATCCATTTGCTCTGGCGCCCGGCATGGGGCTCAATGCTGTCGTAGCGTTTCAGCTAGTTGGACAGATGGGATTAACGTGGGGGCAGGCTATGACGGTCGTTCTCATAGAAGGACTTATCATTTTTGTGCTTGTACTGACAAAATTTCGGGAAGCAATGATGGATGCCATCCCAATGTCTCTGAAAAAATCTATAGGCGCAGGCATTGGCCTGTTTCTAGCTCTCATTGGAGGCATTAACAGTGGGATTATCGTCACTACGGCCGGGACGCCTCTTGCACTGGGAAATTTGAGCCAGATCAGCGTGGTTACATTTCTCTTCGGACTCCTGCTGACAGTTTGGTTGATGGCCCGAGGTATTAAGGGTGCACTCTTATGGGGCATTGGCGCGACTACGCTTCTGGCGATTACTCTCAATCTGATGGTTGCCGATGGTACCGCATTTGGCGGAAGTGCTCAAGTTCCTACAGAATTTATTTGGCTTCCCCAAGGTATTATTGGGTCAGATTCCATTTTTGGTCGAATTGATTTCGGGCTTTTTACTCAATTGGGAATATTGGCTGCAATTCTGGCGGTATTTTCTCTCTTGCTGACCGATTTTTTCGACACAATGGGTACAGTTGTTGGTCTGGGTGAAGAGGGAGGATTTCTGACAAAGGAGGGCAAGTTGCCGGGTATTAACAGAGTGCTATTAGTGGATTCGGTGGGTGCAGCATTCGGAGGTTTTTCGAATGTGAGCAGTAACACGACCTATATTGAGAGTGCAGCTGGCATTGCGGAAGGAGGGCGCACTGGATTGACGGCTGTAGTAGTCGGTGTGCTCTTTTTGCTGTGTATGTTCTTTAGTCCGCTTGCAGGCATCATCCCTGCAGAGGCTACGGCCCCCGCACTCATTCTGGTAGGCTTTCTGATGATGGGCACACTTCGGGATATCCCCTGGAAAGACTATGAGGCGTCCATTCCCGCTTTTCTTACATTGCTATTGATGCCGCTGACGTACAGCATCACTAACGGCATAGGAGTCGGCATTATCACCTACACGGTACTCAAACTGCTGGCTGGCAAGCACCATGAAATTCACTGGCTCCTCATCGTGGCGGCCGTCGCTTTCGTGGTTTATTTTGTGCTTTCTATCTAG
- the glgX gene encoding glycogen debranching protein GlgX, whose product MDKTTVLGAYLDQNGVNFSIFSANADRVELVLLDEEHSLERTIDVSGRTGDVWHVYVPGIRPGQRYAYRVHGPWAPDEGHRFNSAKLLLDPYARAISRMPVWDNSLFGHDRNRDDRVLNPVDSASYAPIGVVTDPGISEKSAMRPDTPWTDTVIYETHIKGLSIQNPDVPPSLRGTYLGAASDAVLAHLKHLGVTTIELLPVYAAVQDERLVKNGLSQYWGYNPLSYFAPDPRFSAGGPASAIKEFRVMVDAMHDHGIEVILDVVYNHTGEGDHLGPTLSWRGIDNASYYVPKPGQPRFLYDSTGCGNTLRAEHVYVRRLIMDSLRYWVEVMNVDGFRFDLASTLLREQGRVNHQSGWLQMVQQDPVLSGVKLIAEPWDLGYSGYQLGTYPPPWREWNDKYRDVVRRYWNGEFGITGQFATRIAGSSDLFAPGHRRPSSSINYVTSHDGFTLQDLVSYERKHNEANQENGRDGRSVNYSQNCGQEGSSTNPDILAHRDRLKRSLLTTLFVSQGVPMLLGGDELGRTQQGNNNPYCQDNEISWYDWNLGESNKEQLEFVRELIAFREDHPSLRRNRFLTGQVEKNGLPDAIWWHPEGHVMRSEDWASTQAFGMWLAAPDMLLICFNPTGEAVRFKLSDEYVWSWGLGWGESTVVAGEDLKGGVASVASQSVLILRVQSSASERGMV is encoded by the coding sequence ATGGATAAAACTACAGTATTAGGAGCATATCTCGATCAAAACGGGGTGAATTTCTCCATTTTTAGTGCAAACGCTGATCGTGTAGAGCTGGTCCTGCTTGATGAAGAGCATTCCCTGGAACGTACAATAGACGTGAGCGGACGCACCGGGGATGTGTGGCATGTATATGTGCCAGGGATACGGCCAGGGCAGCGATATGCCTATCGTGTCCATGGTCCATGGGCGCCAGACGAAGGGCACCGGTTCAATAGTGCAAAGCTGTTGTTGGACCCGTACGCTCGTGCCATCAGCAGGATGCCGGTATGGGATAACAGTTTGTTTGGCCACGACCGTAACCGTGATGACCGGGTCCTGAATCCAGTGGACAGTGCCTCCTATGCACCGATTGGTGTAGTGACCGATCCTGGGATCTCGGAAAAATCAGCGATGAGGCCTGATACCCCTTGGACAGATACCGTGATTTATGAAACGCACATCAAAGGGCTGAGCATCCAGAACCCGGATGTACCGCCTTCACTTCGCGGGACTTATCTGGGAGCTGCTTCTGATGCAGTTTTGGCTCATCTGAAGCATCTGGGTGTGACGACCATAGAATTATTACCCGTCTACGCTGCGGTACAGGATGAGCGTCTCGTAAAAAATGGGCTGTCGCAGTATTGGGGATACAATCCCCTTTCCTATTTCGCCCCGGATCCGCGTTTCTCGGCTGGTGGTCCAGCCTCGGCGATCAAAGAATTCAGGGTGATGGTGGATGCGATGCATGACCATGGAATTGAAGTCATCCTTGATGTGGTCTATAATCATACGGGGGAGGGGGATCATCTGGGGCCAACTCTATCTTGGCGGGGCATTGATAATGCGTCCTATTATGTACCGAAACCTGGACAGCCCCGCTTTCTCTATGACAGTACCGGATGCGGTAATACCTTGCGTGCAGAGCATGTATATGTTCGTCGTCTCATCATGGATAGCCTGCGGTATTGGGTAGAAGTGATGAATGTAGATGGCTTTCGCTTTGATCTGGCCAGCACATTGCTTCGGGAGCAAGGCAGAGTCAATCATCAAAGCGGATGGCTGCAAATGGTACAACAGGATCCTGTTTTATCCGGGGTAAAGTTGATTGCCGAACCATGGGATTTGGGCTACTCAGGTTATCAATTAGGTACGTATCCTCCGCCTTGGAGAGAGTGGAATGATAAGTATCGTGATGTCGTACGGCGTTACTGGAACGGTGAGTTCGGCATCACCGGACAGTTTGCCACGCGCATTGCTGGCTCGAGTGATCTGTTTGCTCCGGGGCATCGCCGCCCCTCGTCCTCAATTAATTACGTAACCTCGCACGATGGGTTTACACTCCAGGACTTGGTGTCCTATGAGAGGAAACACAATGAGGCCAACCAGGAAAATGGTCGTGATGGCAGATCTGTGAACTACAGTCAAAATTGCGGTCAGGAAGGGAGCTCAACGAATCCAGATATCCTGGCGCATCGGGACCGCTTAAAGCGCAGTCTGCTGACCACTTTGTTTGTATCTCAGGGAGTTCCCATGCTTCTGGGAGGAGACGAGCTTGGCCGGACACAGCAGGGGAATAATAACCCTTACTGTCAGGACAATGAGATCTCATGGTATGACTGGAATCTCGGCGAATCCAATAAAGAGCAGCTCGAATTTGTACGTGAGTTGATTGCATTCCGCGAGGATCATCCATCTCTGCGGCGTAACCGGTTCTTGACGGGACAAGTAGAAAAAAATGGCTTGCCAGACGCAATTTGGTGGCACCCTGAAGGACATGTCATGCGCTCCGAAGACTGGGCATCAACCCAAGCATTTGGAATGTGGCTTGCCGCGCCAGATATGCTATTGATTTGTTTCAACCCGACTGGCGAAGCAGTCCGGTTCAAGCTCTCGGATGAGTATGTCTGGAGTTGGGGGCTGGGCTGGGGGGAGAGTACGGTTGTGGCAGGTGAAGATTTGAAAGGAGGGGTCGCCAGTGTTGCCTCGCAGTCGGTGCTAATCCTGCGCGTTCAGTCGTCTGCTTCGGAGCGTGGTATGGTGTAG
- a CDS encoding alpha-1,4-glucan--maltose-1-phosphate maltosyltransferase produces MKSASDRWSRVFIISVSPRVHEGDWHIKRTVGERVNVTADIIVDGHDQLCAKLYVTHLGGATEEIRMTPTYNDEYTGSFVTETPGLYTYHVQAWIDRYGSWQEEYGRRFKAKMPEAELKIELLDGAALLKEYAVNAPLEAREKLLSFAKRYTKGDIQAPLEEEPLQLALANDPQKGAVQSPVLTVEVDRKLAAFAAWYEFFPRSSANAPGMHGTFDDAALHLERIRDMGFDIVYLPPIHPIGTTFRKGKDNSPEAEPTEPGSPWAIGSPDGGHTSIHKELGGFPAFDRFVAKATKLGLEVALDIAFQCSPDHPWVKEHPEWFRKRADDSIRYAENPPKKYQDVYPLNFECADWRALWEELKQVFEFWIKRGVRVFRVDNPHTKPLAFWTWCLSRLRTKHPDLIFLAEAFTRPKIMYMLAKLGFNNSYTYFTWRNTKEEITDYLQELTSTNVGEYFRPSFWPNTPDILHEYLVSGGRPAHIIRYVLAATLSPVYGVYGPPYEHVLAERHPDREEYANNEKYEIRTWNWNDPNSLQSLFQAINQIRKNNAALQQLRNLQFLEIQNPLMLAYWKNSGENSIVCIVSLDPFQVQEGEILLPLEELKLPKAAPFQMLDLLGGERYIWQGRSHSIRVDPHVMPAKIFQVLRRVRTEADFDYFV; encoded by the coding sequence ATGAAGTCCGCCTCTGATCGCTGGTCCCGTGTTTTTATTATTTCCGTATCTCCCCGCGTCCATGAAGGCGACTGGCACATCAAACGAACCGTGGGAGAACGGGTCAACGTCACTGCAGACATAATTGTTGACGGACACGACCAACTTTGCGCAAAACTCTACGTGACACACCTGGGTGGTGCCACCGAAGAAATCCGTATGACACCAACCTATAACGATGAATACACGGGCAGTTTTGTAACGGAGACTCCCGGCCTCTACACGTACCATGTACAGGCCTGGATTGACCGTTATGGTTCGTGGCAAGAGGAATATGGGCGCCGTTTTAAGGCAAAGATGCCCGAAGCGGAGCTCAAAATAGAACTTCTGGATGGCGCCGCTCTGCTCAAGGAGTACGCGGTCAATGCTCCCCTGGAGGCCCGTGAAAAGCTCCTCTCTTTTGCGAAACGGTATACCAAGGGGGATATCCAGGCCCCGCTGGAAGAGGAACCCCTGCAGTTAGCACTGGCTAACGACCCGCAAAAAGGTGCAGTCCAGAGCCCTGTACTCACGGTTGAGGTTGATCGCAAACTTGCCGCATTCGCAGCATGGTACGAATTTTTTCCGCGATCTAGTGCGAATGCACCGGGCATGCACGGAACGTTTGACGATGCAGCGCTACATCTTGAGCGCATCCGGGATATGGGGTTCGACATCGTGTATCTGCCCCCGATTCATCCAATCGGCACCACTTTCCGAAAGGGCAAAGACAACAGCCCGGAGGCAGAACCTACGGAGCCGGGGAGCCCTTGGGCAATTGGCAGCCCTGATGGAGGGCATACCAGCATCCATAAAGAACTGGGAGGGTTCCCTGCATTTGACCGGTTTGTCGCCAAAGCAACAAAACTAGGCCTCGAAGTGGCACTTGATATCGCATTCCAGTGCTCTCCTGATCATCCTTGGGTGAAAGAACACCCTGAATGGTTCAGGAAACGTGCCGACGACAGCATCCGCTATGCAGAAAATCCCCCGAAAAAATACCAGGATGTCTATCCGCTGAATTTTGAATGTGCAGACTGGCGTGCACTCTGGGAAGAACTCAAACAAGTGTTTGAGTTCTGGATCAAACGGGGGGTCCGTGTATTCCGGGTCGACAACCCGCACACAAAACCGCTGGCGTTCTGGACATGGTGCCTGAGTCGACTTCGCACGAAGCACCCTGACCTGATTTTTCTTGCAGAAGCGTTTACGCGGCCGAAAATCATGTATATGCTCGCAAAACTGGGGTTCAATAACTCCTACACCTACTTCACATGGCGAAATACAAAAGAAGAGATCACCGACTATCTCCAAGAACTCACGTCCACCAATGTCGGTGAATACTTCCGGCCCAGCTTCTGGCCAAATACCCCCGATATCTTGCATGAATACCTGGTCAGTGGTGGGCGCCCCGCACACATTATCCGGTACGTACTCGCGGCAACACTCTCTCCGGTATATGGAGTCTACGGCCCCCCATATGAGCACGTTCTTGCAGAGAGGCATCCCGACCGGGAAGAATATGCCAATAACGAGAAATATGAAATCCGTACCTGGAACTGGAATGACCCGAACTCTCTTCAGAGTCTGTTCCAGGCCATCAACCAAATCAGGAAAAACAATGCTGCCCTGCAGCAGTTACGAAATCTCCAGTTTCTGGAAATTCAAAACCCCCTTATGCTTGCCTACTGGAAGAATTCAGGTGAGAACTCTATCGTATGCATCGTGAGCTTGGATCCGTTTCAGGTTCAGGAGGGAGAGATCCTACTTCCCCTTGAAGAATTGAAGTTACCAAAGGCAGCCCCCTTCCAAATGCTTGATTTACTCGGCGGAGAACGATATATCTGGCAGGGACGCTCTCATAGTATTCGAGTGGATCCACATGTGATGCCTGCAAAAATATTCCAGGTTCTTCGCCGGGTGCGGACCGAAGCAGATTTTGACTATTTCGTGTAG
- the malQ gene encoding 4-alpha-glucanotransferase has protein sequence MRSSGLLLHVTSLPTRFGIGDLGPEAWKFVDTLAEAGQTWWQLLPMCPVGLGDSPYASPASFAGNPLLISPELMVQDGWSTETEINTNYPHSGGSVDYQSVSNYKSTLLGQAFSRFVKQPQTDEFISFVNREKDWLLPYAAFQARKVQYRNRIWTSWSAEDRKPPGKDSLKIDSLEIQFYLFEQFLFDCQWQRLYEYCRQKGIKIMGDLPIYVAHDSVDVWAHPELFELDNAGEPLVVAGVPPDFFSKTGQRWGNPIYRWKAMEAEGFDWWIRRMKRALSLCDSIRLDHFRGFAGYWEIPATEETAVRGRWVTGPGQAFFDQLTETLGPLPILAEDLGVITPDVIELMKTNAFPGMAVIQFGFDAGMDNLHLPHNYKPNQCVYTGTHDNNTLLGWWNSLTEYEHEFAKDYLQIESDEDVCRMAIARCLDSEAKMVILPVQDILELDSDARMNFPGTLVGNWCWSLLPEQHLQLREVADQWLHHTTLRSRRLNAQD, from the coding sequence ATGCGCTCCAGTGGTCTTCTGTTGCATGTGACTTCCTTGCCCACCCGCTTTGGAATTGGGGATCTAGGACCGGAAGCATGGAAATTTGTTGATACACTGGCAGAAGCTGGTCAGACTTGGTGGCAGTTACTCCCTATGTGCCCCGTAGGCCTGGGGGATTCTCCCTACGCAAGCCCTGCATCATTTGCGGGAAACCCACTCCTGATCAGCCCCGAACTGATGGTGCAAGATGGGTGGTCCACCGAGACTGAAATCAACACTAATTATCCTCACTCGGGTGGCAGTGTAGATTATCAGAGCGTTTCCAATTACAAGTCAACCCTGCTGGGCCAGGCGTTCTCCCGGTTCGTGAAACAGCCGCAAACGGATGAATTCATTTCCTTCGTAAATAGGGAAAAAGATTGGCTGCTGCCGTATGCAGCCTTTCAAGCACGAAAGGTGCAATACCGAAATAGAATTTGGACGAGTTGGTCCGCAGAGGACCGAAAACCACCCGGAAAAGATTCGCTGAAGATTGATTCTCTGGAGATTCAATTCTACCTGTTCGAGCAGTTTCTTTTTGATTGCCAATGGCAGAGACTCTATGAGTATTGTCGTCAAAAAGGAATCAAGATCATGGGGGATCTACCCATCTACGTCGCACATGACAGTGTTGACGTGTGGGCGCATCCTGAATTGTTCGAGCTCGACAATGCCGGTGAGCCGCTGGTAGTTGCGGGCGTTCCTCCAGACTTTTTCAGTAAAACTGGGCAACGCTGGGGAAATCCGATTTATCGCTGGAAGGCAATGGAAGCCGAGGGATTCGACTGGTGGATCCGCCGAATGAAACGGGCACTGAGTCTATGCGACAGCATTCGACTCGATCATTTTCGCGGATTTGCCGGATACTGGGAGATACCGGCGACGGAAGAAACTGCTGTTCGCGGACGCTGGGTAACCGGCCCCGGACAAGCTTTCTTTGACCAGCTTACAGAAACCCTAGGCCCGCTGCCCATCCTCGCAGAAGACCTTGGAGTGATCACACCGGATGTGATTGAACTGATGAAGACGAACGCGTTCCCAGGAATGGCTGTCATTCAGTTTGGGTTTGATGCGGGAATGGATAACCTGCACCTACCACATAACTACAAACCCAACCAGTGCGTGTATACCGGTACCCACGACAACAATACCCTTCTCGGCTGGTGGAACTCCCTGACCGAATATGAGCATGAATTCGCAAAGGATTATTTGCAGATCGAATCCGATGAAGACGTATGCCGGATGGCCATTGCACGGTGTCTGGACTCCGAGGCCAAAATGGTGATTCTACCTGTACAGGATATCCTAGAGCTCGACAGTGATGCCCGGATGAACTTCCCTGGAACTCTTGTCGGAAACTGGTGCTGGTCCCTTCTACCAGAGCAGCATTTACAGTTGCGAGAAGTCGCCGATCAGTGGCTACACCATACCACGCTCCGAAGCAGACGACTGAACGCGCAGGATTAG
- a CDS encoding GNAT family N-acetyltransferase, with protein sequence MQTGVQIKIAVPGELSGLAYLFDGYRQFYGMESDLAGAQVFLSERMRRGDSVILVAKEQEGLSVGFVQLYPMFSSVRMAPIFILNDLYVDQDWRGRGIGEQLMEAARRHAVQSGNIALELATEKTNERAQRLYEKLGYSRDRTFYHYALDL encoded by the coding sequence ATGCAAACAGGTGTTCAGATCAAGATTGCCGTGCCCGGTGAGCTGTCCGGTTTAGCGTATCTCTTTGATGGTTATCGGCAGTTTTACGGAATGGAATCCGACCTCGCGGGGGCCCAAGTTTTTCTTTCGGAGCGTATGCGCCGCGGAGATTCCGTCATTCTTGTAGCCAAAGAACAGGAGGGGTTGTCCGTTGGATTTGTTCAGCTTTATCCGATGTTTTCATCGGTACGTATGGCCCCAATTTTTATTCTGAATGACTTGTATGTAGATCAAGATTGGCGTGGTCGGGGCATTGGGGAGCAGTTGATGGAGGCGGCGCGGAGGCATGCGGTGCAGAGCGGAAACATTGCACTGGAGTTGGCAACTGAAAAAACTAATGAGCGTGCACAGCGCCTTTACGAGAAGCTAGGATATTCACGAGACCGTACGTTTTATCATTACGCTCTTGATCTTTAG